The following coding sequences are from one Buchnera aphidicola (Cinara confinis) window:
- the rpsJ gene encoding 30S ribosomal protein S10, with protein MSNQRIRIRLKAFDHRLIDQSTIEIVDTAKRTGAQVRGPIPLPTRKERFTILVSPHVNKDARDQYEIRTHKRLIDIVQPTEKTVDALMRLDLAAGVDVQISLGK; from the coding sequence ATGTCAAATCAAAGAATCCGGATACGTTTAAAAGCATTTGATCATCGTTTAATAGATCAATCTACCATAGAAATTGTAGATACTGCTAAACGTACAGGGGCACAGGTTAGAGGTCCTATTCCTTTACCAACTCGTAAGGAAAGATTTACTATTTTAGTTTCTCCACATGTAAACAAAGATGCTCGTGATCAATATGAAATTCGTACGCATAAAAGATTGATAGATATTGTACAGCCAACGGAAAAAACAGTTGATGCATTAATGAGATTAGATTTAGCGGCTGGAGTAGATGTACAAATTAGCTTAGGGAAATAG
- the tuf gene encoding elongation factor Tu has translation MSKKKFTRSKPHINVGTIGHVDHGKTTLTAAITTVLSKKFGGHACAFEQIDNAPEEKARGITINTSHVEYDTNVRHYAHVDCPGHADYIKNMITGAAQMDGAILVVAATDGPMPQTREHILLGRQVGVPHIIVFLNKCDMVDDEELLELVEMEVRDLLTQYDFPGDDIPIIRGSALKALEGEKIWEDKIIDLAAALDSYIPVPIRTIDAPFLLPIEDVFSISGRGTVVTGRIERGIVKVGEEVEIVGIRATTKTICTGVEMFRKLLDEGRAGENVGILLRGTKREDIERGQVLAKPGTIHPHIKFESEVYILSKEEGGRHTPFFKGYRPQFYFRTTDVTGFIELPEDIEMVMPGDNIKMIVTLIHPIAMADGLRFAIREGGRTVGAGVVVKVLE, from the coding sequence GTGTCTAAAAAAAAATTTACTCGTTCAAAACCACATATTAATGTAGGTACTATTGGTCATGTAGATCATGGCAAAACAACATTAACAGCAGCTATTACGACTGTTTTATCTAAAAAGTTTGGTGGACATGCCTGTGCATTTGAACAAATTGATAATGCTCCCGAAGAAAAAGCAAGAGGCATTACTATTAATACATCGCACGTAGAATATGATACTAATGTTAGACACTATGCTCATGTAGATTGTCCGGGTCATGCGGATTATATTAAAAATATGATTACTGGTGCAGCGCAAATGGATGGAGCGATTTTAGTAGTTGCTGCTACAGACGGACCTATGCCACAAACAAGAGAACATATTTTATTAGGTCGACAAGTAGGAGTACCGCATATAATTGTTTTTTTAAATAAATGCGATATGGTGGATGATGAAGAATTATTAGAGTTAGTGGAAATGGAGGTTCGTGATTTATTAACTCAATATGATTTTCCAGGTGATGATATTCCGATTATTCGCGGTTCAGCTTTAAAGGCATTAGAAGGTGAAAAAATCTGGGAAGATAAAATTATTGATCTTGCAGCTGCTTTGGATTCGTATATTCCTGTACCTATTAGAACTATTGATGCACCATTTTTATTACCAATTGAAGATGTTTTTTCTATTTCTGGACGTGGAACCGTAGTTACAGGACGTATAGAACGTGGCATTGTAAAGGTCGGTGAAGAAGTAGAAATAGTGGGGATTCGAGCTACAACTAAAACAATTTGTACTGGTGTGGAAATGTTTCGTAAATTATTAGACGAAGGTCGCGCAGGAGAAAATGTAGGAATTTTGTTAAGAGGCACTAAAAGAGAAGATATTGAGCGAGGACAAGTATTAGCTAAACCTGGAACAATTCATCCTCATATTAAATTCGAGTCAGAAGTATATATTTTATCAAAAGAAGAAGGGGGTCGACATACACCTTTTTTTAAAGGATACCGTCCTCAATTTTATTTTCGTACAACAGATGTGACTGGTTTTATTGAATTACCTGAAGATATTGAAATGGTTATGCCGGGCGATAATATTAAAATGATTGTGACATTAATACATCCAATTGCTATGGCAGATGGATTACGTTTTGCAATTCGAGAAGGCGGTCGTACTGTAGGAGCAGGTGTTGTTGTAAAAGTACTTGAGTAA
- the fusA gene encoding elongation factor G, with translation MARTTPITQYRNIGISAHIDAGKTTTTERILFYTGVNHKIGEVHDGAATMDWMVQEQERGITITSAATTAFWSGMAQQFLPHRINIIDTPGHVDFTIEVERSMRILDGVVMVYCAVGGVQSQSETVWRQANKYKVPRIAFINKMDRMGANFLKVVEQIKIRLHTIAVPIQLSIGEEENFQGVIDLVKMKAIQWYEHDQGVTFKYTEIPSNLLSLAKKWHKNLIEVAAEANDELMEKYLESEFLNEKEIKKGLRIQVLDNKITLVTCGSAFKNKGVQALLDAVIEYLPSPQDVKVIKRSQKNNCLPNIFRNADDQQPFSALAFKIASDSFVGNLTFFRVYSGVVRSGDIVLNSVKSHKERFGRIVQMHANKREEIKEVRAGDIAAAIGLKNVTTGDTLCDIHHPIILEKMDFPEPVISIAVEPKTKADQEKMGIALNRLAKEDPSFRVWTDRESHQTIIAGMGELHLEIIVDRMRREFNVDANIGQPQVSYRETIRKLVKGIEGKHIKQSGGRGQYGHVVIDLFPSLPKNSGYVFINDIKGGVIPTEYISAIDKGIQEQLKSGPLAGYPVVDISIRLYYGSYHDVDSSELAFKLAASYAFKSAFKLANPTILEPIMKVEIETPEDYMGDVIGDINRRRGIIEGMDDDSLGGKSIKAYVPLSEMFGYATDLRSQTQGRASYSMEFFKYSEAPSVICDKIISLRNS, from the coding sequence ATGGCTCGTACAACGCCTATTACTCAATATCGTAATATTGGTATTAGTGCTCATATCGATGCAGGCAAAACAACTACTACAGAACGGATTTTGTTTTATACTGGCGTGAATCATAAAATAGGTGAAGTGCATGATGGTGCTGCAACTATGGACTGGATGGTACAAGAACAAGAACGAGGAATTACTATTACTTCTGCTGCAACTACTGCTTTTTGGTCTGGTATGGCTCAACAATTTTTGCCTCATAGAATTAATATTATAGATACACCCGGTCATGTTGATTTTACAATTGAAGTTGAGCGATCCATGCGTATTTTAGATGGAGTAGTGATGGTTTATTGTGCAGTTGGAGGAGTTCAATCTCAATCGGAAACAGTCTGGAGACAAGCCAATAAATATAAAGTACCAAGAATAGCATTTATTAATAAAATGGATCGTATGGGAGCAAATTTTTTAAAGGTTGTTGAACAGATAAAAATACGATTACATACTATTGCAGTACCGATACAATTATCTATTGGAGAAGAAGAAAATTTTCAAGGTGTAATTGATTTAGTAAAAATGAAAGCAATTCAATGGTATGAACATGATCAAGGAGTAACTTTTAAATATACCGAGATTCCAAGTAATTTATTATCACTTGCAAAAAAATGGCATAAAAATTTAATTGAAGTAGCTGCTGAAGCTAATGACGAATTAATGGAAAAATATTTAGAATCAGAGTTTTTAAATGAAAAAGAAATAAAAAAAGGTTTACGTATACAAGTTTTAGATAATAAAATTACTTTAGTAACATGTGGGTCTGCTTTTAAAAATAAAGGAGTTCAAGCATTATTAGATGCTGTTATAGAATATTTACCGTCTCCGCAAGATGTTAAAGTAATTAAAAGATCTCAAAAGAATAATTGCCTACCTAATATTTTTCGTAATGCAGATGATCAACAACCGTTTTCTGCTTTAGCATTTAAAATTGCATCGGATTCTTTTGTAGGTAACTTAACTTTTTTTCGTGTTTATTCAGGAGTTGTACGTTCTGGTGATATTGTTTTAAATTCTGTTAAATCACATAAAGAAAGATTTGGTCGTATTGTTCAAATGCATGCTAATAAAAGAGAAGAAATTAAAGAAGTACGAGCAGGTGATATAGCGGCAGCGATAGGATTAAAAAATGTTACAACTGGAGATACTTTATGTGATATTCATCATCCAATTATTTTAGAGAAAATGGATTTTCCTGAGCCGGTGATTTCTATTGCAGTAGAACCGAAAACAAAAGCAGATCAAGAGAAAATGGGTATAGCGTTAAATAGATTAGCTAAAGAAGATCCTTCTTTTAGAGTATGGACAGATAGAGAATCTCATCAAACTATTATTGCAGGTATGGGCGAATTACATTTAGAGATTATTGTTGATCGTATGCGACGAGAATTTAATGTAGATGCAAATATTGGACAACCACAAGTATCTTATCGTGAAACTATTCGTAAATTAGTTAAAGGTATTGAAGGAAAGCATATTAAACAATCTGGTGGGCGAGGTCAATATGGTCATGTTGTTATTGATTTATTTCCTTCTTTACCAAAAAATTCTGGTTATGTATTTATAAATGATATTAAAGGTGGCGTAATACCTACGGAATATATTTCCGCAATTGATAAAGGAATTCAAGAACAGTTAAAATCTGGTCCATTAGCTGGCTATCCAGTGGTGGATATAAGCATACGTTTATACTATGGATCTTACCATGATGTTGATTCTTCAGAGTTAGCTTTTAAGTTGGCAGCTTCTTATGCATTTAAATCTGCTTTTAAGTTAGCAAATCCAACTATTTTAGAACCCATTATGAAAGTAGAAATTGAAACTCCTGAAGATTATATGGGTGATGTGATTGGTGATATTAATAGACGTCGCGGTATTATTGAAGGAATGGATGATGATTCCTTAGGAGGTAAAAGTATTAAGGCTTATGTTCCTTTGTCTGAAATGTTTGGTTATGCAACAGATTTAAGATCTCAAACACAAGGTCGAGCATCTTATTCTATGGAATTTTTTAAGTATTCTGAAGCTCCAAGTGTAATTTGTGATAAGATTATATCTTTAAGAAATTCATAG
- the rpsG gene encoding 30S ribosomal protein S7 — MPRRRIIGNRKILPDPKFSSELLAKFINILMVNGKKSIAENIVYTALQNISKKLHKNELEAFELALDQVKPVIEVKSRRVGGSTYQVPVEVRPIRRNALAMRWIVEAARKRIDQSMSLRLTNELLDAIGSKGAAVRKKEEVHKMAEANKAFAHYRW, encoded by the coding sequence ATGCCCCGTCGTCGAATTATTGGTAATCGTAAGATTTTACCAGATCCTAAGTTTTCATCGGAATTATTAGCAAAATTTATTAATATCTTAATGGTGAATGGTAAAAAATCAATTGCAGAAAATATAGTTTATACTGCTTTACAAAATATATCAAAAAAGTTACATAAAAATGAATTAGAAGCATTTGAATTAGCTTTAGATCAAGTAAAACCAGTAATTGAAGTAAAATCGCGTCGCGTTGGAGGTTCAACTTATCAAGTTCCTGTAGAAGTTCGTCCAATACGAAGAAATGCTTTAGCTATGCGTTGGATTGTAGAAGCAGCTCGGAAACGTATAGATCAATCTATGTCTCTTCGCTTAACTAATGAATTATTAGATGCAATTGGAAGTAAAGGAGCGGCAGTAAGGAAAAAAGAAGAAGTACATAAAATGGCAGAAGCAAATAAAGCATTTGCACATTATCGTTGGTAA
- the rpsL gene encoding 30S ribosomal protein S12 — translation MSTINQLVRKSRTQKKTKSNVPALSRCPQKRGVCIRVYTTTPKKPNSALRKVCRVRLTNGFEVTAYIGGEGHNLQEHSVILIRGGRVKDLPGVRYHIVRGSLDCAGVKDRKKSRSKYGVKRSKT, via the coding sequence ATGTCTACTATAAATCAATTAGTTCGAAAATCTCGTACACAAAAAAAAACAAAAAGTAATGTTCCAGCATTATCACGGTGTCCGCAGAAAAGGGGGGTGTGTATCAGGGTGTACACGACAACTCCGAAAAAACCAAATTCTGCATTACGTAAAGTATGTAGAGTGAGACTTACTAATGGTTTTGAAGTTACAGCATATATTGGGGGAGAAGGGCATAATTTACAAGAACATTCAGTGATTTTAATTCGTGGTGGTAGAGTAAAAGATTTGCCTGGAGTAAGATATCATATTGTGAGAGGTTCATTAGATTGTGCTGGAGTGAAAGATCGTAAAAAAAGTCGTTCAAAATATGGAGTAAAAAGATCAAAAACATAA
- the tusB gene encoding sulfurtransferase complex subunit TusB: MLHILLNSPYKISIDSLLSLSSLKDDLICIQDGVVLGVYNNNLLKKFHTFFKVIYFLKKDLYARGLYSFIHKPDLIINYNYFVQLTIKHKKNITW, from the coding sequence ATGTTACATATTTTATTAAATTCACCTTATAAAATATCAATAGATTCTTTATTGTCGTTAAGTTCTCTAAAAGATGATTTAATTTGTATTCAAGATGGGGTTGTTTTAGGAGTATATAATAATAATCTTCTAAAAAAATTTCATACCTTTTTTAAGGTAATTTATTTTTTAAAAAAAGATCTTTATGCTCGCGGTTTATATAGTTTTATTCATAAACCAGATTTAATAATTAATTATAACTATTTTGTACAATTAACAATAAAACATAAAAAAAATATAACATGGTAA
- the tusC gene encoding sulfurtransferase complex subunit TusC produces MKSIAFIFSNVPHGNSISKEGLDVILAFSLQTERIGLFFIEDGVFQLLPNQLPKFIFSFNYIKTFKLLLLYDITDFFFVKNQWKNVV; encoded by the coding sequence ATGAAATCGATTGCGTTTATTTTTTCTAATGTACCACATGGAAATAGTATAAGCAAAGAAGGTTTGGATGTTATCTTAGCTTTTTCATTACAAACCGAAAGAATTGGACTCTTTTTTATTGAAGACGGTGTTTTTCAATTATTACCAAATCAATTACCAAAATTTATTTTTTCATTTAATTATATAAAAACGTTTAAATTATTGCTTTTATATGATATTACTGATTTTTTTTTTGTGAAAAATCAATGGAAGAACGTGGTTTAA
- the tusD gene encoding sulfurtransferase complex subunit TusD, translating to MKFIIFVTGPPYGAQNSSTSFLFSKSLLSQNFSLKGVFFYFSAVYNANDMLYPTTDDFNIIQSWVLLKKKYNINLYLCSSAAHRRGVIDDDTALKLGYLKGNFSSYFEWFSLYELALLTCSCDRIIQF from the coding sequence ATGAAATTTATTATTTTTGTTACAGGCCCACCATATGGAGCTCAAAATTCTAGTACATCATTTTTATTTTCAAAATCATTGTTATCGCAAAACTTTTCTTTAAAAGGTGTATTTTTTTATTTTTCTGCAGTATATAATGCAAATGATATGTTATATCCTACTACAGATGATTTTAATATTATACAATCTTGGGTTTTATTAAAAAAAAAATACAATATAAATCTTTATTTGTGTTCTAGCGCTGCGCATCGGCGAGGAGTGATTGATGATGATACAGCGTTAAAATTAGGCTATTTAAAAGGAAATTTTTCTTCTTATTTTGAATGGTTTAGTTTATATGAATTAGCGTTGTTAACGTGTTCATGTGATCGAATTATACAATTTTAA
- the trpS gene encoding tryptophan--tRNA ligase: MSKSILFTGVQPSGFLTIGNYCGTINRWTEFQKKYLCFFCISDLHALTILPKKSKESLNNRILDTLALYLSCGVDPSKSIIFLQSNVYQHTQLHWILSNFSYFGELSRMTQFKYKVNLNQNSPINLSLFSYPILMAADILLYQTNFVPVGLDQKQHLELVGTIARRFNKRYGNIFTIPSIILNNVGFKIMALQNPMKKMSKSDNNLNNSIFLLDSIDSIRIKLYKSLTDSSNPPEVKYDQYNKPGISNLLVILSSLTGKKISDLEIEFNKCTYQYFKKSLLDILLEVILKIQKSYFFFRKDIHYLYDILRLGAENARIHSEKTLCQVQNILNS; the protein is encoded by the coding sequence ATTTCTAAAAGTATTTTGTTTACTGGTGTTCAGCCGTCAGGTTTTTTAACTATTGGTAATTATTGCGGTACTATTAATCGTTGGACTGAGTTTCAAAAAAAATATTTATGTTTTTTTTGTATATCTGATCTTCATGCTTTAACTATTTTACCAAAAAAGTCTAAAGAATCTTTAAATAATAGAATTTTAGATACTTTAGCATTATATTTATCTTGCGGTGTAGATCCGAGTAAAAGCATTATTTTTCTGCAATCCAATGTTTATCAGCATACGCAGTTACATTGGATATTAAGTAATTTTAGTTATTTTGGCGAATTATCTAGAATGACGCAATTTAAATATAAAGTTAATTTAAACCAAAATAGCCCAATTAATCTTTCTTTATTTAGTTACCCAATATTAATGGCAGCTGATATTCTTTTATATCAAACGAATTTTGTACCAGTTGGTTTAGATCAAAAACAACATTTAGAGTTAGTAGGTACTATTGCTCGTCGTTTTAATAAAAGATATGGCAATATTTTTACAATTCCTTCTATTATTTTAAATAATGTTGGTTTTAAAATTATGGCATTACAAAATCCTATGAAAAAAATGTCTAAATCTGATAATAATCTTAATAATTCTATCTTTTTATTAGATTCAATAGACTCAATACGTATTAAGTTATATAAATCTCTTACTGATTCTAGCAATCCGCCAGAAGTTAAATATGATCAATATAATAAACCGGGAATTTCTAATTTATTGGTAATTTTATCATCATTAACTGGTAAAAAAATTTCTGATTTGGAGATAGAATTCAATAAATGTACTTATCAATATTTCAAAAAATCTTTATTAGATATTTTGTTAGAAGTGATATTAAAAATTCAAAAATCTTATTTTTTTTTTCGCAAAGACATACATTATTTATATGATATATTACGATTAGGCGCGGAAAATGCGCGGATACATAGCGAAAAAACTTTATGTCAAGTTCAAAATATTTTAAATTCATAA
- the rpe gene encoding ribulose-phosphate 3-epimerase, translated as MKQFLISASILSANFCYLGEEINNVLSAGSRMIHFDVMDNHYVPNLSLSPMILSSIRKNNIHVPIDVHLMVSPVTDSLILSFAKAGATYITIHPETTNHLDKILRLIKSSGCYVGVALNPSTTLDFLKYIINEIDLILVMAVNPGFGGQKFLPGTLKKIKEISKFIKQYNKNILIAVDGGINLDNISKIVHMGADIAIIGSSIFNSKNYSQTIKDFTEVNIID; from the coding sequence ATGAAACAATTTTTGATTTCTGCATCTATATTATCTGCAAATTTTTGTTATCTTGGAGAGGAAATAAATAATGTTTTATCCGCAGGAAGCCGTATGATTCATTTTGATGTAATGGATAATCATTATGTTCCGAATCTTAGTTTAAGTCCTATGATTTTAAGCTCAATACGAAAAAATAATATTCATGTTCCTATAGATGTTCATTTAATGGTTTCGCCAGTGACTGATTCTTTGATACTTTCTTTTGCTAAAGCTGGTGCTACTTATATTACAATTCATCCAGAAACAACAAATCATTTAGATAAAATCTTACGATTAATTAAAAGTTCCGGTTGTTATGTGGGCGTAGCATTAAACCCATCTACTACATTGGATTTTTTAAAGTATATTATTAATGAAATAGATTTAATTTTAGTTATGGCGGTTAATCCTGGTTTTGGAGGTCAAAAATTTTTGCCAGGAACCTTAAAAAAAATAAAAGAAATTTCTAAATTTATTAAACAATACAATAAAAATATTTTAATAGCTGTAGATGGAGGTATTAATTTAGATAATATTTCTAAAATTGTACATATGGGTGCTGATATTGCAATTATTGGATCGTCTATTTTTAATTCTAAAAATTATTCTCAAACCATAAAAGATTTTACTGAAGTGAATATTATCGATTAA
- the aroB gene encoding 3-dehydroquinate synthase, with protein MLEKVRVNLSNRSYTIYLGSGLLKKNKIQNFFLHEKKYILITNKRLKDIITQHNVDHAFFLSKMNQIYLLKDGEHYKNLKEIELLITFLLKNSYGRDATLIALGGGVIGDMTGFSASIYQRGINFIQIPTTLLSQVDASIGGKTGVNHSLGKNLIGSFWQPLSVFIDIQFLSFLPEKQILSGIAEIIKYAIIFDREFFNWLEKNINLVIKLKKEALLYCIKKCCEIKAKIIAKDETEKNDRILLNLGHSFAHAIETYTNYQEWLHGYAVSAGIVLAAYLAHSLGFLDDSELLRIITIFHIVGLPILGPKNMSANDYLSLISRDKKVLNNKIRLVLPVSIGKSIVYTLTDNSQLITAINNCYQKNFFDI; from the coding sequence ATGTTAGAAAAAGTTCGCGTTAATTTAAGTAACCGTAGTTATACTATTTATTTGGGTTCGGGATTATTGAAGAAAAATAAAATTCAAAATTTTTTTTTACATGAAAAAAAATATATTTTGATCACGAATAAAAGATTAAAAGACATTATTACACAACATAATGTAGATCATGCTTTTTTTTTGTCAAAAATGAATCAGATATATTTATTAAAAGATGGTGAACATTATAAAAATTTAAAAGAAATAGAATTATTGATTACTTTTTTATTAAAAAATTCATATGGACGCGATGCTACTTTAATTGCTTTAGGTGGTGGTGTAATTGGAGATATGACAGGTTTTTCTGCTTCAATTTATCAGCGCGGCATTAATTTTATACAAATCCCTACCACGTTATTATCTCAAGTTGATGCATCTATTGGTGGAAAAACCGGAGTTAATCATAGTTTAGGGAAAAATTTAATCGGTTCTTTTTGGCAACCATTATCTGTTTTTATTGATATTCAATTTTTATCTTTTTTACCAGAAAAACAGATTCTTTCTGGTATTGCTGAAATAATAAAATATGCAATTATTTTTGATCGAGAATTTTTTAATTGGCTAGAAAAAAATATAAATCTTGTTATTAAATTGAAAAAAGAAGCATTATTATATTGTATAAAAAAATGTTGTGAAATAAAAGCTAAGATTATAGCGAAAGATGAAACTGAAAAAAATGATCGTATTCTCCTTAATTTAGGTCATAGTTTTGCTCATGCCATCGAAACTTATACGAATTATCAGGAATGGTTGCATGGTTATGCGGTTTCAGCAGGAATCGTTCTTGCAGCTTATTTAGCACATTCTTTAGGTTTTTTAGATGATTCAGAGTTATTAAGAATAATTACAATTTTCCATATTGTTGGTTTACCTATTTTAGGACCAAAAAATATGTCTGCAAATGATTACTTATCTTTAATTTCTCGTGATAAAAAAGTATTAAATAATAAAATTCGTTTAGTTTTACCAGTTTCTATTGGAAAGTCGATAGTATATACATTAACTGATAATTCTCAATTAATTACTGCGATTAATAATTGTTATCAAAAAAATTTTTTTGATATTTAA
- the aroK gene encoding shikimate kinase AroK has product MFEKNIFLIGPMGSGKSTVGRQLAQFLKMDFYDSDQEIEKRTGANIAWVFDIEGESGFRRREKKVISDLTKKNKIVLSTGGGSIISLSSRNFLITRGIIIYLKTTVEKQLLRTKLDKNRPLLTNLYQSDKYILEKLANERNPIYQSISEITINTDHDNVKTIVYKILKILRLKYDIKDIF; this is encoded by the coding sequence ATGTTTGAAAAAAATATTTTTTTAATTGGTCCTATGGGATCAGGAAAAAGTACAGTTGGTCGTCAGTTAGCTCAGTTTTTAAAAATGGATTTTTATGATTCAGATCAAGAAATTGAAAAAAGAACGGGTGCTAACATAGCGTGGGTTTTTGATATAGAAGGCGAATCAGGATTTCGAAGAAGAGAAAAAAAAGTGATTAGTGACTTAACAAAAAAAAATAAAATTGTTTTATCTACAGGTGGCGGCTCGATTATTTCATTAAGCTCAAGAAATTTTTTAATTACACGAGGGATCATTATTTATTTAAAAACTACAGTTGAAAAACAATTATTACGTACAAAACTAGACAAAAATAGACCTTTATTAACCAATTTATATCAATCTGACAAATATATTTTAGAAAAATTAGCTAATGAAAGAAATCCGATATATCAAAGTATTTCTGAGATTACGATTAATACTGATCACGACAATGTTAAAACAATTGTGTATAAGATTTTAAAAATTTTAAGATTAAAATATGATATTAAAGATATTTTTTAA
- a CDS encoding NfuA family Fe-S biogenesis protein, translating to MITFSNLVQKYIHELMLKQDGLVGIRIFMKFPGTFRAECGMEFCFLEDIDKISDKKISYKYFDLYICRSILFFLRDVKVDLIENNLEKKITLNAPFSKSLKALNESSSLEEKIQYFLIEVINPQLSLHGGKVLFIKMTNSGYILLKFIGSCNGCSMIDITLKDGIEKKLMEEFPQIKGVQDITDHQHGTHSYS from the coding sequence ATGATTACTTTTTCGAATTTAGTTCAAAAATATATACATGAATTAATGTTAAAACAAGATGGTTTAGTAGGTATTAGAATTTTTATGAAATTCCCCGGTACTTTTCGAGCTGAATGCGGTATGGAATTTTGTTTTTTAGAAGATATAGATAAAATATCTGATAAAAAAATATCATATAAGTATTTTGATCTCTATATTTGCCGATCTATTTTATTTTTTTTAAGAGATGTAAAGGTTGATTTGATAGAAAATAATTTAGAAAAAAAAATTACATTAAACGCACCTTTTTCAAAATCTTTAAAAGCGCTTAATGAATCTTCTTCTTTAGAAGAAAAAATTCAATATTTTTTAATAGAAGTAATTAATCCTCAATTATCTTTACATGGAGGAAAAGTATTATTTATAAAAATGACTAATTCTGGTTATATTCTTTTAAAATTTATAGGTAGCTGTAATGGATGCTCAATGATTGATATAACTTTGAAAGATGGAATTGAAAAAAAGTTAATGGAAGAATTTCCTCAAATTAAAGGGGTTCAAGATATCACAGATCATCAGCATGGAACTCATTCATATAGTTAA
- a CDS encoding alpha/beta fold hydrolase, translating to MYIIKHKLKIKKKINLVFFHGWGLDSNIWTYILTILKPYYNIYFIDFPGFGKNIKEPLKNFNEISQKILKKLPEKVIWIGWSMGGLMATDIGLKYPERTKGIILITSSPCFIEKKNWLGIKIVTLKKIKKEILTNYSNFLKSFQVLHIKNKLKINIHVLNFNNIKKNFLKPTKNSIKYGLKWLIQIDQRKKICNIQVPLLQIYGSLDNMVPARIDVKLKNLYQKHYSYVIPYSKHAPFFSHPKELCYIIMQFINHID from the coding sequence ATGTACATAATAAAACATAAATTAAAAATAAAAAAAAAAATAAATTTAGTATTTTTTCATGGATGGGGGTTAGATTCAAATATCTGGACCTATATACTAACTATATTAAAACCTTATTATAATATATATTTTATAGATTTTCCTGGATTTGGAAAAAATATTAAAGAACCACTTAAAAATTTTAATGAAATTTCTCAAAAAATATTAAAAAAATTACCAGAAAAAGTTATATGGATAGGATGGTCTATGGGTGGGTTAATGGCGACTGATATAGGGCTAAAGTATCCCGAACGTACAAAAGGAATAATTTTAATCACTTCTTCACCATGTTTTATTGAAAAAAAAAATTGGTTAGGAATAAAAATTGTAACACTTAAAAAAATAAAAAAAGAAATTTTAACCAATTATTCAAATTTTTTAAAAAGTTTTCAAGTATTACATATAAAAAACAAACTAAAAATTAATATTCACGTATTAAATTTTAATAATATTAAAAAAAATTTCTTAAAACCTACAAAAAATTCTATAAAATATGGATTAAAATGGTTAATCCAAATAGACCAAAGAAAAAAAATATGTAATATACAAGTACCATTATTACAAATATATGGATCATTAGATAATATGGTACCTGCACGTATTGATGTAAAATTAAAAAATCTATATCAAAAACATTATTCTTATGTTATTCCATATTCAAAACACGCGCCTTTCTTTTCACATCCAAAAGAATTGTGCTATATAATTATGCAATTTATTAACCATATCGATTAA